In Legionella beliardensis, the following are encoded in one genomic region:
- the purB gene encoding adenylosuccinate lyase has protein sequence MTLSTLNAISPIDGRYQKKTSALSPYFSEFALIYYRLLVEIHWLKSLASNRDIKEVPELNAEAATFLNDIINHFNESEAEKVKLLEKQTNHDVKAIEYYLSDKFSQCEALAKYSPFIHFACTSEDINNLAYALMMKEALAQVIQPTLAEIIGGITMLGKQHGDAAMLARTHGQPATPTTVGKELVNFVARLKRPQQQLAEVLIPAKCNGAVGNYNAHIIAYPEVDWRKHCSNFVTSLGLSFSAYTTQIEPHDGIAEVCHIMMRINNILLDYTNDVWSYISLNYFTQKAVASEVGSSTMPHKINPIDFENAEGNLGLANALFCHFADKLTKSRMQRDLSDSTVLRNLGSAFAYSLIAYQAIAKGNDKLQINRQALKEDLDSNWEVLAEAIQTVMRRYQIPNAYEQLKALTRGQNGIDKNALIDFINSLEIPMPAKEQLLNLTPEKYIGLAALLVKAFS, from the coding sequence ATGACTTTATCGACTTTAAATGCTATTTCCCCTATTGATGGACGCTACCAGAAAAAAACAAGTGCGCTTAGCCCTTACTTTAGCGAATTTGCTCTTATTTATTATCGCTTATTAGTTGAAATTCACTGGTTAAAATCTTTAGCGTCTAACCGTGATATTAAAGAAGTGCCTGAGCTAAACGCTGAGGCTGCCACTTTCCTTAATGATATTATTAATCATTTTAATGAAAGTGAAGCTGAGAAAGTTAAGCTCCTTGAGAAACAAACAAATCATGATGTCAAAGCCATTGAATATTATTTAAGTGATAAATTTAGCCAATGTGAAGCCCTAGCAAAATACTCACCATTCATTCATTTTGCTTGTACGTCGGAAGACATTAATAATTTAGCTTATGCGTTAATGATGAAAGAAGCGCTTGCGCAAGTTATTCAACCGACATTAGCTGAAATTATTGGTGGTATTACCATGTTGGGTAAACAACACGGCGATGCAGCAATGCTAGCTCGCACGCATGGGCAACCTGCTACACCCACTACTGTTGGTAAAGAATTGGTCAATTTTGTTGCTAGACTCAAGCGGCCACAGCAGCAATTAGCTGAAGTGCTGATTCCTGCTAAATGCAATGGTGCTGTAGGTAACTATAATGCACATATTATTGCTTATCCTGAAGTAGACTGGCGTAAACATTGCTCTAACTTTGTGACCTCGCTTGGCTTGTCTTTTAGTGCTTATACTACACAGATTGAACCCCATGATGGCATTGCTGAAGTTTGTCATATCATGATGCGTATTAATAATATATTACTGGATTATACCAACGATGTTTGGAGTTATATCTCTTTAAATTATTTTACGCAAAAAGCCGTAGCAAGTGAGGTTGGCTCATCAACAATGCCTCATAAAATCAATCCGATTGATTTTGAAAATGCGGAAGGCAATCTAGGCTTAGCGAATGCCTTATTTTGTCATTTTGCTGATAAATTAACTAAATCGCGCATGCAACGAGACTTATCGGATTCAACCGTGTTGCGTAATTTAGGCTCAGCATTTGCTTATAGCTTAATAGCCTATCAAGCTATTGCTAAAGGAAACGATAAGCTACAAATTAACCGTCAAGCTCTAAAAGAAGACCTAGACAGCAATTGGGAAGTGTTGGCAGAAGCCATTCAAACAGTGATGCGCCGTTATCAAATTCCAAATGCCTATGAACAATTAAAAGCATTAACTCGCGGTCAAAATGGTATTGATAAAAACGCATTAATTGATTTTATCAATTCTTTAGAAATACCTATGCCCGCTAAAGAGCAATTACTTAATTTAACGCCTGAAAAATACATAGGACTTGCGGCATTACTGGTCAAGGCATTTTCATGA